The Pirellulales bacterium genome has a segment encoding these proteins:
- a CDS encoding HU family DNA-binding protein, protein MTKKEIVKTISEEIGLTQLKTKEIVQKTFDAIVETLVEERRIELRNFGVFEVKQRAARKARNPRTGAKVFVPEKFVVTFKPGKEMEEKVRQLERQAAEARAKAAAHQASDGASATPTANAPAGYGMQGSG, encoded by the coding sequence GTGACCAAGAAAGAGATCGTAAAGACCATCTCCGAAGAGATTGGCCTGACCCAACTGAAAACGAAGGAAATCGTCCAAAAAACCTTCGATGCCATCGTCGAAACTTTGGTCGAAGAACGCCGCATCGAACTGCGGAATTTTGGCGTTTTCGAAGTCAAACAGCGTGCCGCCCGTAAGGCTCGCAACCCGCGCACCGGGGCGAAAGTCTTTGTGCCGGAAAAGTTTGTCGTGACCTTCAAGCCCGGCAAGGAAATGGAAGAGAAGGTCCGGCAACTGGAACGACAAGCCGCCGAAGCGCGGGCCAAAGCCGCCGCTCACCAAGCTAGCGACGGAGCGTCGGCCACCCCAACCGCCAATGCCCCAGCAGGTTATGGAATGCAGGGCAGCGGATAG